The nucleotide sequence TCCTATCGAAACGTATAAGACTTCAGATTAAAGCTTATAATTGACTGCTGTAATCTTCAAGCTCGTTTCTCAACGATTGAGCTCTATTCCTAACATTATCATAAAAGCCACATTTAGCAATGAAAAGATATCGGTAGGCAAATATCATATTGCGAAACTCATCTTTAGGTAAAAATTCTGGGTTGAGAGACTGAGCAGAATTAAATCGAATTTGATTGATGTAAAAAGGCTTAACAAAGTCTCTCACATGCTCATTGATTGAAACATCATACTCACCTGTTCCTCTATAGTACTGTTCATATAAATCAACTATTTCGTTTCGAATATTAAAGTCATTAATCAGGTCCATTTTACCTGAAGCTTTCAAAGATTCATAGGTTGTGCGTTGAGGAGAAAAAGGAGGATTATATTGAATGGTTAAAATATGATTCATTAATGCCGTATCACTGCCATAGGGTCTACCAATACTAGCCTCAGATAAGGTTACTAAAGACGTGGATATTCGATCATTCACTGAACGAAGTGTATCTAATGCTTGAATGTCTATGTCCAGGTCAGAGATTAAGCTTTCCAGGTATTTTCGTTCTAGTTTCTTACTATTGGATTCTTCTTTATATCCTTCCAGATAAAAGGCAATGCTAATACCTAAGATGACCACCAAAAGGTTTGCTATATGATCTAGCCAATTAATATTCTTCATGAATTAAAAATATAACAAATCCATTGGCATAATAAATTGAAACAAGAAGTAGTTAATAATTCATTTAACCAGAAAAAAATCCATTCCTCCTTTCCATATTGACGGGATGATTTTAACTTCATTGAAAATTTACCCATCATGCGAAAAGCACTTTCATTCTCATTTATAGTCGTTGCTCTTATACTCATCCAATGTAAGAGTGTACCTCTTAGTGGTCGTTCGCAACTGAGCCTTATCGGCAATGACAAGATTTTTCCCATGAGTTTTGATCAGTATGAGCAAGTGAAAAAGGAAAGCAAAATCATCAACGGTACCGATGAAGCACGAATGATTAAGCGTGTAGGAACCAGAATACAACGAGCGGTAGAACAATATTTTAGAGAAGAAGGGAAACCCAACTATTTATCTGATTACAAATGGGAGTATAATCTTGTTGATAACGACAGCACCGTGAACGCATGGTGCATGCCGGGCGGGAAAGTAGCTTTTTACACGGGTATCATGCCCATATGTAAAGATGAGCTAGGTGTAGCAGTAGTTATGGGACATGAGATAGCACACGCTATTGCAAATCATGGAGCCGAAAGGATAAGCACCCAATATGCAGCTCAAGCTGGTTTGGCTACAGTTAGTATTTTATTGACTGGAGGAGGGAGCGGTCCTTCAATACCAGCCGAGGTAATCATGCAAGGAGCTGGAGCTGCTACCTCGCTTGGGATACTTGCATTCTCAAGAAAGCATGAATCCGAATCTGACAAATTAGGATTGTATTTTATGGCAATGGCAGGTTACAATCCACAGGAAGCTCCAAAATTCTGGGAACGAATGGCTGCTAATAGTGGTGGGGAAGCTCCACCGGAATTCACATCCACTCACCCGTCACACGATACAAGAATATCTGACTTGAAAGCTAACATGCCTAAAGCGATGGAATACTATCGCAAAAGCCAATAAGTGAATAGATCTAGACCACTCTTTAAGCTTTTTAAGTCGTTAAAAGGATTATTAGGCTCAAGAGGAGAGCGAATTAGCGATATCACAATCGCTAGACAATCTATAGAGGTAAAAGATCAGCTTCTGAGGTGGGTGAAAGAACTCCTATTCCTAAGTCTGGGAATTCTATCTGCTGGTTTTGGCTTAAAGGGCTTTCTTCTTCCGAACGATTTTATCGATGGAGGAGTGACTGGAATATCATTGCTTACCCGTGTTATAACAGGCTATCCTTTACCCATTTTGATTGTAATCATCAATATTCCTTTCATCATACTTGGATATTTTCAAATCGGTAAGTCATTTGTTTTTAAAAGCATTCTTGCAATTGTAGGTTTAGCTTTTGCTCTAGCTTTTATAGAATACCCGACCATCACATCTGACAAATTGCTGGTAGCAGTCTTTGGTGGATTTTTCCTGGGAGCTGGAATAGGCCTTTCTGTGAGGGGCGGAGGTGTTCTTGACGGAACAGAAGTTCTCGCCATTTACCTAGGAAGAAAAACAGGATTGACCATTGGCGACTTAATTCTTGTCTTCAATGTTTTCATCTTTTCAACTGCAGCTTACCTCCTATCTATGGAGATTGCTCTTTATTCTATCCTAACCTATTTGTCGGCTTCAAAAACAGTTGATTTTGTCATCGAAGGTGTGGAAGAATACATTGGGGTCATTATCATTTCTCATCGGAGTGAAGCCATCCGTTTAATGATCACAGAACGTATGGGGCGTGGCGTAACTATTTACAACGGCACTAGTGGATTTGGTCCGCGAGAAGAGCTAAAAGATACTGAGATACTCTACTCTGTAATTACAAGATTAGAGATTGCCAATCTTCAAAACAAGGTGAGACAAATTGATCCAAATGCGTTTATTGTTATGAATAGCGTAAAAGATCTAAAAGGTGGAATGATCAAAAAAAGACAGTTTAAAGAGCATTAGTAGATTGCTCTCATAGAGAACTACTCAAACTGACTCACTTCCAACCTCGGTATGATCTTGCAAGCATTTTTATAGTACACTTTTTTGAGTATCTCATCGGAAAGACCTAGGCCATACATTCTCCAATAGGCATGGTACTTTTTATAGTACGGAAAATACTCATCTTCTGTCTCTAAGACCCGGAAATATGTGTAGAACTCTTCTGGATTATATGCATCTTTTCCAAACAAGACTCGATCCTGATATTTTTCAAAAAATTGATTTGCTCTCCGTGGCTGTCTGCCAAACTCCGCAATGACAGCTCCTATTCCAAAGTAAACATTCGGATAGATATCTAAATGTTTTCCTGCTTTATCCAAATCATTGGCCATCCATCCCATGTGGGCATTTACAAAAGTGGTTTTTGGATGTTTTTTAAAGATGTTGTGCTGCTCTGCAATGATTTGCTCAAATGGGGCCGGATTCTCTGCTCCTCTTTTTCTTCCTGGTCTTAGTTTCAATTCCAACCATCGTTCATTGTCAGCATCCATTGGGTCCCAAAAAGAAGCAGGATCTGCCGCATGGATAAGTACTGGTATCCCCAATTCACCACACTTTGCCCAAATAGGATCTATTCTAGGATCATCAATTGCTACTCTATTTCCATCCATATCTTGGTAGCTAAGACCAAGACTCTTATAAATTTTTAATCCTCTAGCTCCCGCTTTTACATCTTCTTCTAATTCTTTTACAGCTTTCTCTGTCCAACCTTTATCGCCAATATTTTTGAATGATACATTCGTAAAAACAATGATTCTATTAGGAGCTTCTCCCTCCACCCTTCTAACCATCCCTGCTAAGTATTCTTGCGTACCTATATCTCTGGTTTCGCGGCTAAATCCTCTACCACTTAGATTAATCATAGCTCCCATATTCAATTCATCCATCTCCTCTACCAATGAAGCAACTCGATCTTTCGTAAGATTCCATTGATGGCTGTGAATATCCACAAAAGGAAACTTCGCTCTTCGTACAGGATTTTCTGGAACCACTAACGTTGATGTGGGATTGTACTCCTCGAAACTCATCTCTGGATCAGAGGTCTCTGCCTCCTGTGCAACTAGTGAACAAAAAGTGAAGCTGATAAGAATAAAAAGTTTTTGTCGCATATGTCAGGTTTTATTTAAGGCAATAATACAAATGTAAGACTGCATCGAACGAGTCATTTATTTATTTGGTTCGATTTCGATGTGAGCTGGTTAATTTCGCATTATGGAGCGACCTGAGTTTGACGATATATTTATGGAATTGGCAGTAAATCTTGCTAAACGATCTCATTGCATCAAACGACATGTAGGCGCAGTACTCACCAAAGACACCCGCATCATATCTATCGGGTACAATGGGCCACCCTCCGGAACGCATAATTGCGACGTAGAGTGGCCTGATGATGGATGCCCAAGAGACTCAAAAGGAAGCTGCTCCCTGGCACTTCACGCAGAACAAAATGCTATCCTGTATGCTGTTAAAAATAAGACCGATGTAGAAGGTGCTACACTCTATGTGACTCTATCACCTTGTATAGCGTGTGCTAGAATCATCTACACAACGAAAATCAAGAAAGTGATCTACTTAAAATCATATGCTGAGTACAAAGGAATACCGAGTGATGAAGGCGTTGACTTCTTGAGAAAATTTGGTGTAGAGGCCGAAAAATATGAAGGTTCGCTGGATAATGTAAGTGAGTTGGTTTAGAATTGAATATGACAAACAACTTCTTTGTGAATGCTAAAACTTCTCGACGTTTTATTCAAGTTGTATTCCTTTTTGCAGCACTATTCTGCAATAGCACTATTTTAATTGCTTCAAAATCAAGCCTACCTGACTCCCATTATGACAGTATCTATCATGTAATGACAACATCTACAGATAAAGCTGATTTCAAATCCTTTTATGAAGTCGTAAGATTAGATGAGCACTTTCCTGAGAATTTAAAATATGAACTAATACTAATCACTACTAAAAAAGCGAAAAAACTAGGTTTCGATCATTCATATGCCAGTGGCTTGTTTTATCAATCTATTTACAAATCAATTGGTGGAGAATATAGGGAAGCGATTTCGATGGCCTCTATCAGTTTGGCAATATTCCAAAACCTTGAAGATCATACCCAGTTGTCCGCCTGCTACAATACATTGGGTAGTACCCTAACGGCTAATGGGGATCCAGAAACTGGAAAGGAATACCTGCGAAAAGCCATGCAGGAAAATGAGCTTGTCAAAAACTTGAAAAGAAAATTAATCGATAGAATCAATAATCTGATTGTTATGGGTTATGTGTACTTCAATGCTAATCAGCTTGATAGTGCAGAAATATTTACCAGGCAAGCACTCCAGGAAGCCAATGAAAATAGCCTTCCTGAGGTTTCAGCGTACAATCTTTATAAAGAAAAAGCCTATTGCCACATAAATCTGGGAAAGTTTCAACTAACAAGAGGAAATTATAATAAAGCAGTAGAGTTATATAAAAAAGGACTGGAATTTTGCGAAAAAGGATCTTTTAAAGATCTTGAAGCCACTTTTCATCACAGAATTGGTCAGACCTATCAATTAAAAAATGATTGGGAGAATGCGCTTTCTCACTTTGATAAAGGAATTGAGTTGTGTGATAACTACTTTACTTTTCTTCCCATATGGATTGATTTGCTTGAAATTAAAGCCGAGACTTTGCAAAAAACTGGGAATTATAATCAGGCTGTCGAAGTACAAAAAAAACACATACTTCTAAAGGATTCTTTAAATACAATCAACAAAGAAAAAGAATTACAGAGATTAGTCATTGAGTTTGAAGTAGAACAAAAAGATCAGGAAATAGCCTCACTTAACCAGCAAGCAACGATTCAGTCTTTGCGACTCTCACAGCAAAATAATCAGTTACTCGTAATAACTCTTTTTTCCCTAACTGCTATTTTAGGAGGCTTTTTGTATTACCGCCAGTTTAAGTTTAAGAAAGAACGGATAGCGTTTGAGTTGAAACAACGGTTTTTACGCTCACAACTAAACCCTCATTTTATCTTCAATTCAATGACTTCCATCCAATCCTATCTGGTGAATACAGATACCGAGAATGCAGGACGCTACATGGGAATGTTTAGCTCGCTAATGCGCCAAATTTTAGAAAATTCAAGGGAAGAATTTATTCCTTTGGCAGAGGAAGTAAGCATGCTTAAAAACTACATTGAACTACAAAGAATACGTTTTTCCGAACCTTTCGAATATCATATTGAAGTAGACGAAGCAATCGATGAAGTCTATATGGGAATACCTCCTATGTTTGCACAGCCTTTTATCGAAAACGCATTTGAACATGGTTTATTCAAAGAAAAAGGAAAAGAAAATAAGCTTAATGTAATATTTTCAATGACAAGCCCAACCCAAGTTCTTTTGGAAATAGAAGATACTGGCATTGGCGTTAATTGGGCAATGCCAGAAAAAAATCATAAATCCATGGCAACTAGGATCACCGAGGAGCGGTTGCAAAATTTGAATTATTCGAGTAGCCAGAAAAATGGATTACAATCAGAAAACTTGATAGGAAAAGGGGGATATACAAAAGGTTACCGTATCAAACTTTTACTTCCCTTGAAAGTACTCTCATATTCATAGAAAGCCTCCCCAAAAAAGGGTATTTTTTAGAAATAATTAAGAAGGTAGTAAAGTCTTGATCATACTTTTTTTAGGTTTCCGGTAAATGGAACCAATTATGAAAGTTTTACTCCTAGATGATGAAGTAAATGCTCGAGACACCATAAAAGCATATCTATCAAGATTTTCCGGGGCAGATTTTGACATCAGAGAAACAGATTCAATTTCAGATGCACAAGCCATACTAAAAGAGTTTAAGCCTGACATTGTTTTGCTGGATATTAATTTAAAAGAGGGCACTGGGTTTGATTTATTGAGCTTGATTGGAATAGATAACATAACATTCAAAGTAATTTTCATCACTGCTTCAGATGGCTTTGCTATAAAAGCATTTAAGTTCAATGCCGTAGACTACATACTCAAACCGGTAAACCCATTGGAATTTGATCAAACGATTCAAAAAACCATAAAAAGTCTAGATAAGCTTCCTTCGGAAAATCAACTTAAAAACCTCGAAGACAACTTATCTGATGAGTCCCGGTTTCTTGATCGGATTGTACTTAGAGATCAGCAGCAAATCCAATTAGTGAAAACTCAAGATATTATTTATTGTAGTTCAGAAAACAACTACACCATGTTTCATATGGTTGATGGATCAACGCTGGTAATTTCTAAAACACTCAAAGAATACGATGATCTTTTAACAAAAAAACATTTTTTTAGAAGTCATAGATCGCACCTAATTAATCTGGACCACTTTAAGAAATATGATAAAAGAGAAGGGGGTTCTATTCAAATGCAAAATGGCACAATTGTTCCATTAGCAAGAAATAAAAAAGATATCTTCATGAAGTTGATCGAAAGGGTTTAAACGAAAAAAGACTATCCTTATATGGATAGTCTTTTAGGCAAGCAGACTAAGTCATTAAGTTTAGGTATGAGGAACCCTTTCTAAATAATACAGTCTGAACTATAAGTCTCATAATCTTTTAATCCACTATAGCAATAACTATCTCCGTTACTGCACCAAGAATTGCCTCTCCCCAACATCCAAGGTTGCATTTACCTCTTCCTTTCCCTTTCTCATACTTATCTCGGCAGTTATTAAGACAATCAGCAAGTCCATCTTTAAGGAATACAATATCGTCTTCAGACGTATTTTCAATCCAAAAATCCTTGGATAACTTCAACTCGCTAAGCAAGTTGCTGGATAAGCCTAAATATGATAAATTATCATCAACATTCACCACTAAACTGATTTTACCATTGACAGATTGGCCTTCAGCTGTAACAATGTTAATCTCTTGAATCAAGTACGTTGCTTCTTCTGATAATTCTTTGGTAGACTGTAAAGCTTCAGGAATTGAAATTTCAACGAACTCTTCATTAAAACTTTGTTCAGATTTTTCTTGCAACTCAATTGATTCTATTTGTTCTAACTGTTCGTTACAAGAAATAGTAAAAACAAGCAATGTAAGAAAGAATAGATTTTTGATTTTTTTCATGATTTTATTGTTTTGTTATTGATGCATCAAAACTATTTGGTGCATGAATCATTGCTTCATTCACTCTATCGTATGGTATGCTATCATGAGTGAATGGTATGATCTTTTGAGAGAATCTTCTAATTCTCTTATGATGCCATTAATCAACAGTAGTTCCCCATTCACTCAAAAAACTCCTCCTCTCCACTCCCTGGAGTTGTCATTCACTCATATTGCAATTAAATGTTTCCATTAAGTATAAATAAAAACAAGAGTTTGAACTGGATCTAAGTGAGCAGCTAACAGGCATTTATTACTTAATCATTAACAACAGAGGACAGCTAAAACAATCATTAAAAACTAATTGTAGTTAGTTATTGTCCAGCCCTAAACTGGGCTAACTGGATACAAAATAAAACCGTCAAGCATTAAGCTTGATGGTTTTATTTTTGTTAGAACTACTTCATATTAAATATAAGTTTTAGCTGGTGAGGCTTTCTGAGGAAGTTTAAGGCATAGAAACTGAAAAACATGGAGGCTCGCTGGATAATGTAAGTGAGTTGGTTTAGTGATTTTTTTAAAATAAAAAAGGGTCGCATCACTGCGACCCAATTCACTACCACTCTATCACTATCTATTACTCTACTACTATTTTATATTGTGGAGTAGGGTTCAACGGACAGAAGTACACGTACTCGCCCTTTTCTAAAGTAACCGTTTTGGAAGCCGCTTTTTCACCATCACCAATTGTCTTGAACAAGTAAGCGCTCTGTACATGGTTTTCCTTGTTGGTCTTCCCTTTCGGCGCGATCACAAATCCTACTTGACGATCTACTCCACTGTTTTCTACTTCGAAAACGTATGATTTTCCTGCCTCAAGCTTGAGTTCTTGTTGTACAAACTCTCCAGGTGTTTGTACTAAGCTTATTTTCTGTGGTTCTTGTGCATTAAGTGCAGTAGTCCATAAAATTCCAAGCGCGAGTAAAAACAGTACACTAATTCTATTCTTTTTCATAATTTTTAAATTTTATATTGATTTGAATAAGTATTAAGCTAAGGTTGATTCTAGTTTAGCTGCTGCAGGAAAGTCAACTGCAAACTGCCCAGATCCATGGATGAAATTGCTCACAATTTTGTCACCTATCACCATGTTGATATCTATCAAATTTTCTTTTGTGTAACCTGCTTCAAAAAGTCTGGCAACAGCGTCTTCGCTTGGTTTACTTCTATTGATAGTGATGTCTTTCACAAAGTTTGCAAGCGCACCTATCTTCGTATCGAAGTTTGCTTCGCCAGTTCTGATGTCAAGAATTTCTTCATCAGAGAATCCATTCATTTTGCCCAAAGCAGTATGAGCGGCAAGGCAATAATCACATTCATTTACTTGGCTTACCACCAAGTTGATCACTTCTCTTTCTTTTGCTTTTAAAGATGATTTTCTGTTCTGAAAAGTCAGGTAGTCTCCTAGTGCTGTTTCGCTATGAGCGAAAGTTGCATAAAGGTTTGGTACAAATCCCAACTTGCTGTTTAGGTTATCAAAGATTGCCTGATTGTTTTCAGATACTTCTTCTCGATTAGGTACATTGATCGTTTCCATAATTCTATTTTTCTTATTTTATTTTTTGCTAAAAGATTATGGTTCAAAGAACGCAGAGAATGTGCTGTTGGGTACTGTCTATTCTTCCCGAAGGGTTGTCAATTTTTCCCTAATGGTTGAATTTCGTACTGATCTCGAAATTTTGAGGGAGCCAGCTGGGTATGTTTCTTGAAAAAACGACTGAAACCAGGGATGTCTTGAAACCCTGTTTCATAGGCTATCTGCTTCGTTGTTTTATCTGTGTAGATCAACAAACGTTTGGCTTCAAGTACGATCCTTTCATGAATGGTTTCTAAAGGAGATTTATCACTGTATTTTGAAAAAAGGTTTGAAATGGTCTTGGGAGATTTATGTAAAAGATCAGCATAGTCTTGTACTTGATGAAGTGAGCGATAGTTCTTCTCAACCATTAAGTTGAACTTACGAATCACATCCATTTCCTTATTTTCTATACCGGTTAGAGAATTTTGCTCTTTGTAACTTCTGGTCAGTTTAACAATGAGTCTCTTCAAGACGATTCGAAGCATCTCTGTCTTTAGGTTGTCCTCTTCCTCTTCAAACTCATCCAGGAATACTTGAAACATGAGACCAATTTTACGTTGGTTAACTAAATCCAATGTGATGACTGGTGCTCCATTGCTACCATAGAAAAGTAATCCCGCACAGGATACTTCATGATCGTGATCAATGATGCAATAAAAATCACGATTGAATTGCCAAGCAGAAATGTATCTCGGATTTTCAAATCTAAAAGACTGATTTACGTTTAGTACGATTACGTGATTAGTTGGTAGTAAAACAGTCGTTTCATCGACCACTACCATTTGATCATCACCCACATTCCAGGCGATCGTTAGCAGAGCTTCCTGTTCATCTCCTAACAAACCACTAAAGTCTGGGTCATCGTAAGTGAGTCTCATTAGCCCTCCTACTTTCTCGTCTGAATGGGTTAAAGTCATAATTGGTGTATTTGAAGAACTAACACTAATTCAAAGGAAAGTACTCAATTTGATCACAGCTTTTTAACAATTCTTTCTCAAATGTCCAGTAGCTTTCAATCATGAAAAAGTATCTACTATTCATTTGCATTCTTCCCTCCTATCTTCTTGCCCAAAAAGCTGACGTTATAAAGGATGCTGAAATCATGCGTATCGCATTTGGATCATGTAGTGTTTCTAGCCTGACAGACAAACAGCTATGGGCTGAAGTAAACGAAACAAAGCCTGATCTATGGATCTGGTTAGGAGACAACATTTATGGTGACTCTGAAGATGTGAATGTTCTAAGGAGTAAATATGCTGAGCAAAAATCCCATCCTGATTATCAAAAACTCCTCACTGAAACAGAAGTAATAGGTACATGGGATGATCATGATTTTGGCGTAAATGACGGGGGAAAGGAATTCAAATCTAAAGACGGTAGCAAAGAAGAACTCTTTCGTTTTCTGAATGTTGCTCAAGATCATCCTGCTCGATCTAGAAAAGGAGTTTATCAATCTTACACATACAACCACACGAAAGGAAGTATCAAGATAATTCTTTTAGACACTCGCTATTTTCGAGATTCTCTAAAGTGGGAAAATGAGGGAACTAGAGACAAGGCTGCTTTAGTGAATTCCAATGGTGATGTTTTGGGAGAGACTCAATGGTCGTGGTTAGAAAATCAATTATCTGAACCAGGAATTGACATGTTTATAGTAGTGACAGGGATACAATTAATCCCAGATCAGCATCAATTCGAAAAATGGTCTAATTTCCCAAAGTCTAAAGATAGATTGATGAAACTAGTTGATGAGAAAGTAAACGTTCCACTCGTCTTCCTCTCTGGAGATAGACACATCTCTGAGGTTTCAAAGGAGATGTTAAAAAGAAGTAAAGAACCAATCTATGAATTTACTTCCAGCAGCCTCACGAGTCCCTGGGGTACGCAAGTCCCAGAGTTGAATGATAAGAGAATTGGAAAAATAGTTTACGATCCCAACTTTGCGATAATGACGATTGTATGGACTTCATCTAAACCAAGTATTCAGGTAAAGTACATTGGAAAAGAGAACGAGGAACTAGCTCAGCATTCGATAAAGTATGATTAAAAATCACCTCCTCCATCTCCGGAATATTCTCTTTCTCCGTCTCTGGATCTTTGTTTCTTCTGATTGAGGCGATAAGTAAATGAAAGAGTCGCAGTTGTGGTCCTTCGCTGAAACTCACTGATTTGGAAAGATCGCTCATTGGATATCTCACTTCTATATTTTCTTGAATTAAAAAGGTCACTCACATTGAATGCGAGTGTTCCATTGCCTTTTAACACATCTCTGGACATGCCTATGTCTACAGAAGTAATTGATAAAGTTCTACCCTGAACAGTATTGCGCGGTGCACGATAGTTCACATTAATCTGAGCATCAAAGAGTTTCTTGAATTTAAAATTATTACTTACCCGAGAAGTTAAAGTAGTCGCCTCAGCTCCATTGAAAGTAAGTATTTCTTCGCCAAAGATCACACTCCCACTCGGAACAATACTTCTGTAAAAATTAACATTTCCACTTACACGATACCAGTCAGCAAAATCTTTAGAAATATTCACTTCCACACCGTAGGCATCCTCAGTTGAAACATTATATGGTCTTGTAAATGTGACACCTTCTTCATTCGTATTTCTAAGTCTTTGTACTCCTCCCTCAGTATGACGATAGTATATTCCGGTATAAAATGAGCTGGATTGCGTATTCAACAAATAGCCTAGCTCGTATGAATCTGTAAATTCCGGCTGCAGCGTAGGATTTCCCAGCCAAAAATTTCTGCTATCAGATATGGAAGTAAATGGATTCAAACTCCTCCCTCTTGGTCTGCTAATTCTCCGACTATAGCTTGCTTGCACTGCTTGCGATTCTGTCATTTGATATGTTAAGAAGGCACTAGGGAAGAAATTTCCATAGTTTTGGACATTGCGATTATCGTCTGTTTTTTGAAAAGTGATAAGCCTTGTCTGTTCAAAGCGTAGACCAAGTTGCCACGATACCTTGTTTATTTTATTACCTACAATTCCATACACTGCTAACACATCTTCTTCGTATTCAAACTCATTGGAAAACGAAGAATCTACTTCATAAATACCTGCTTCATTCCTTTCTGTTACCAAATAGTTATTACCAACTAATCGATCGGTGTATCTTGTCCCAAGCTCCATTTTACCATTCTTTCCAAAAGGATGTATATAGTCAGACTGGATCATATATCTTTCTTCAATTTCATCTGTATTTGCTTTTTGAAACAAAATAGGTGATTGATCAGCAGCGCTAGCTCCTATGGTTTCGATGAGATCGCTACTCTCCTGTTCATTGTTATTTTGATATTGGAAATCGAAGGTTAATTTCTGACCCTTTCGTTCAAAATTCCTCGTATAGTTAAGCGCATATTCCAAATTTTCATCTCCCTCTCCTTCATCATCATTCCTGAATGAGATGGAATCTGCCCCAGATTGTGGGTAGAAGTCATCATATATCAATCTTGTCTCATTGTTTTCATCAGAAAAGCGGTAGAGAAAGGACAGTGTGATTGAATTAAATTCATTTAGGTAGATGTCTGATCCAAACCTGCTAGAATAGCTCAATCCTCCTCTGTCATGACTCCTGTCTCTTATAGTCTGAAGGACGGCAGTGGTTTTTTCTGGGGAATCAAAGAATGTCTGATCTGACGAGCCACCTCCATTGTTTCTTCTATAGTTAATTCCAAAGTTTGTAAAAAAATTGATCCAATTCCTCCTAAAGTTTAGATTGATTGAACCGCCATGATTATCAGGCAACCCTGTATTAACCTGAAAACTTCCATTGACTCCATTCTTTTTATCCTTCTTTAAAATGATATTGATAATACCAGCAAGGCCTTCAGCATCATATCTGGCAGATGGATTGGTGATCACTTCTACACTCTCTACCAAATTACTATTTAACTGACGTAGTGCATCGTTGCTACTCAACCCGACAAGGCCAGACGGCTTTCCATCAATGAGTATTCGCACATTTTCACT is from Marinobacter alexandrii and encodes:
- a CDS encoding cupredoxin domain-containing protein, producing the protein MKKNRISVLFLLALGILWTTALNAQEPQKISLVQTPGEFVQQELKLEAGKSYVFEVENSGVDRQVGFVIAPKGKTNKENHVQSAYLFKTIGDGEKAASKTVTLEKGEYVYFCPLNPTPQYKIVVE
- a CDS encoding helix-turn-helix domain-containing protein, which codes for MTLTHSDEKVGGLMRLTYDDPDFSGLLGDEQEALLTIAWNVGDDQMVVVDETTVLLPTNHVIVLNVNQSFRFENPRYISAWQFNRDFYCIIDHDHEVSCAGLLFYGSNGAPVITLDLVNQRKIGLMFQVFLDEFEEEEDNLKTEMLRIVLKRLIVKLTRSYKEQNSLTGIENKEMDVIRKFNLMVEKNYRSLHQVQDYADLLHKSPKTISNLFSKYSDKSPLETIHERIVLEAKRLLIYTDKTTKQIAYETGFQDIPGFSRFFKKHTQLAPSKFRDQYEIQPLGKN
- a CDS encoding outer membrane beta-barrel family protein, with translation MKLKSKLFVVLLSAFIITYGQANKNYAAPNYSIKGKLIKSGTHLPVEFATVSIFSESDSTLSTGGLTDATGIFNVPVKPGSYYIRIQFMGFKDVMISNVVISKANPIYETGNIQFQENETLLEEVVIQAERTQMEMTLDKKVFNIGKDLSNLGGSATDILDNLPSVQVDVEGNVSLRGSENVRILIDGKPSGLVGLSSNDALRQLNSNLVESVEVITNPSARYDAEGLAGIINIILKKDKKNGVNGSFQVNTGLPDNHGGSINLNFRRNWINFFTNFGINYRRNNGGGSSDQTFFDSPEKTTAVLQTIRDRSHDRGGLSYSSRFGSDIYLNEFNSITLSFLYRFSDENNETRLIYDDFYPQSGADSISFRNDDEGEGDENLEYALNYTRNFERKGQKLTFDFQYQNNNEQESSDLIETIGASAADQSPILFQKANTDEIEERYMIQSDYIHPFGKNGKMELGTRYTDRLVGNNYLVTERNEAGIYEVDSSFSNEFEYEEDVLAVYGIVGNKINKVSWQLGLRFEQTRLITFQKTDDNRNVQNYGNFFPSAFLTYQMTESQAVQASYSRRISRPRGRSLNPFTSISDSRNFWLGNPTLQPEFTDSYELGYLLNTQSSSFYTGIYYRHTEGGVQRLRNTNEEGVTFTRPYNVSTEDAYGVEVNISKDFADWYRVSGNVNFYRSIVPSGSVIFGEEILTFNGAEATTLTSRVSNNFKFKKLFDAQINVNYRAPRNTVQGRTLSITSVDIGMSRDVLKGNGTLAFNVSDLFNSRKYRSEISNERSFQISEFQRRTTTATLSFTYRLNQKKQRSRDGEREYSGDGGGDF
- a CDS encoding alkaline phosphatase D family protein, with amino-acid sequence MKKYLLFICILPSYLLAQKADVIKDAEIMRIAFGSCSVSSLTDKQLWAEVNETKPDLWIWLGDNIYGDSEDVNVLRSKYAEQKSHPDYQKLLTETEVIGTWDDHDFGVNDGGKEFKSKDGSKEELFRFLNVAQDHPARSRKGVYQSYTYNHTKGSIKIILLDTRYFRDSLKWENEGTRDKAALVNSNGDVLGETQWSWLENQLSEPGIDMFIVVTGIQLIPDQHQFEKWSNFPKSKDRLMKLVDEKVNVPLVFLSGDRHISEVSKEMLKRSKEPIYEFTSSSLTSPWGTQVPELNDKRIGKIVYDPNFAIMTIVWTSSKPSIQVKYIGKENEELAQHSIKYD
- a CDS encoding carboxymuconolactone decarboxylase family protein, yielding METINVPNREEVSENNQAIFDNLNSKLGFVPNLYATFAHSETALGDYLTFQNRKSSLKAKEREVINLVVSQVNECDYCLAAHTALGKMNGFSDEEILDIRTGEANFDTKIGALANFVKDITINRSKPSEDAVARLFEAGYTKENLIDINMVIGDKIVSNFIHGSGQFAVDFPAAAKLESTLA